The following proteins come from a genomic window of Nocardioides albertanoniae:
- the radA gene encoding DNA repair protein RadA: MASARSSKRATYRCSECGWETMKWVGRCGECQAWGSVAEAAAPVGRTPTAPVSSAAVPIGTVSVSESERRTSGVPELDRVLGGGLVPGAAILLAGEPGVGKSTLLLEVAAQTARYGRRALYVTGEESASQVRLRADRTSAIQDELYLAAETDLGAVLTHIEESRPELIVVDSVQTIGASGIEGIPGGVTQVREVAAALIRVAKTRNITVVVVGHVTKDGAIAGPRVLEHLVDVVLHFEGARDSRFRMVRAMKNRFGPVDEVGCFDLSSEGIVAVTDPSGLFVETHHVSVPGTCVTVTMEGRRPLLAEIQALTVLGAEERAKRTTSGLDGSRLAMILAVLQRHAKVTLSGRDVFASTVGGARISDPAADLATALSVASSHTGTPTPRGVVALGEIGLAGELRRVRDLDQRLSEAARLGFTVAVVPADPGTPVPPRPNERNVDGMRVFEVHSITSALEFLRLV, translated from the coding sequence ATGGCTTCCGCACGCTCGTCCAAACGCGCCACCTACCGCTGCTCGGAGTGCGGCTGGGAGACGATGAAGTGGGTCGGCCGCTGCGGCGAGTGCCAGGCCTGGGGATCGGTCGCCGAGGCGGCGGCCCCGGTCGGACGTACGCCGACGGCCCCCGTCTCCTCCGCCGCGGTGCCGATCGGCACCGTCTCGGTCTCCGAGTCCGAGCGACGCACCAGCGGGGTGCCCGAGCTCGACCGGGTGCTCGGCGGCGGGCTGGTGCCGGGCGCGGCCATCCTGCTCGCCGGCGAGCCGGGCGTGGGGAAGTCGACGCTCCTCCTCGAGGTGGCGGCGCAGACGGCTCGTTACGGGCGTCGGGCGCTCTATGTGACCGGCGAGGAGTCGGCCTCCCAGGTGCGGCTGCGCGCCGACCGCACCAGCGCGATCCAGGACGAGCTCTATCTCGCTGCCGAGACCGACCTCGGTGCGGTGCTCACCCACATCGAGGAGAGCCGGCCCGAGCTGATCGTGGTCGACTCCGTGCAGACCATCGGGGCCTCCGGCATCGAGGGCATCCCGGGCGGGGTGACCCAGGTGCGCGAGGTCGCGGCCGCGCTGATCCGGGTGGCCAAGACCCGCAACATCACCGTCGTCGTGGTCGGCCACGTGACCAAGGACGGAGCGATCGCCGGGCCGCGGGTGCTGGAGCACCTGGTCGACGTCGTCCTCCACTTCGAGGGCGCGCGCGACTCCCGGTTCCGGATGGTGCGGGCGATGAAGAACCGCTTCGGCCCGGTCGACGAGGTGGGCTGCTTCGACCTGTCCTCCGAGGGCATCGTGGCGGTCACCGACCCGTCCGGGCTCTTCGTGGAGACCCACCATGTCTCGGTGCCCGGCACCTGCGTGACCGTGACGATGGAGGGCCGCCGCCCCCTGCTCGCGGAGATCCAGGCGCTGACCGTGCTGGGCGCGGAGGAGCGGGCGAAGCGTACGACCTCGGGGTTGGACGGCTCCCGGCTGGCGATGATCCTGGCCGTGCTGCAGCGCCACGCGAAGGTCACGCTCTCGGGCCGCGACGTGTTCGCCTCGACCGTCGGCGGGGCACGGATCAGCGACCCCGCCGCCGACCTGGCCACGGCGCTGTCGGTCGCATCGAGCCACACCGGCACACCCACGCCGCGGGGCGTGGTGGCGCTCGGCGAGATCGGCCTGGCCGGAGAGCTGCGCCGGGTGCGCGACCTCGACCAGCGGCTCTCCGAGGCTGCGCGGCTGGGATTCACGGTTGCGGTCGTCCCGGCCGATCCGGGCACGCCGGTGCCTCCGCGCCCCAACGAGCGCAATGTCGACGGTATGCGTGTCTTTGAGGTGCACAGCATCACTTCGGCGTTGGAATTCCTCCGCTTGGTGTGA
- the disA gene encoding DNA integrity scanning diadenylate cyclase DisA: MAADRTADSIRLREVLALIAPGTPLRDGLERILRGRTGALIVLGFDPMVDAISTGGFTLDVPFTSTGLRELAKMDGAIIVDDSLSRIVQAAVHLMPDHTIPSTETGTRHRTADRVAKQTGQPVISVSQSMQIIAAYVGQTRHVLEDSGQILSRANQALATLERYKLRLDEVASTLSALEIEDLVTVRDVAVVAQRLEMVTRIAREIEDYVLELGTDGRLLSLQLEELITGVDAEREMVIRDYLPRGRRARSPEELLAELEALNSAELVDPAATARVLGLTTSEALDGAVAPRGYRLLAKVPRLPPAVVDRLVDHFGTLQKLLSASVDDLQAVEGVGELRARSVREGLSRLAESTILERYV, translated from the coding sequence GTGGCCGCCGACCGCACCGCGGACTCCATCCGACTGCGCGAAGTGCTCGCACTGATCGCGCCCGGGACACCGCTGCGCGACGGACTCGAGCGCATTCTTCGTGGCCGCACCGGCGCGCTGATCGTGCTCGGTTTCGACCCGATGGTCGATGCGATATCGACCGGCGGGTTCACCCTCGACGTGCCCTTCACCTCCACCGGCCTGCGTGAGCTCGCCAAGATGGACGGGGCGATCATCGTCGACGACTCCCTCAGCCGCATCGTGCAGGCCGCCGTCCACCTGATGCCCGACCACACGATCCCCTCGACCGAGACCGGCACCCGGCACCGCACCGCCGACCGGGTCGCCAAGCAGACCGGCCAGCCGGTGATCTCGGTGTCCCAGTCGATGCAGATCATCGCGGCGTACGTCGGTCAGACCCGCCACGTCCTCGAAGACTCCGGGCAGATCCTCTCTCGCGCCAACCAGGCGCTGGCGACGCTGGAGCGCTACAAGCTGCGCCTCGACGAGGTCGCCTCGACCCTCTCGGCGCTCGAGATCGAAGACCTGGTGACCGTGCGCGACGTCGCCGTCGTGGCGCAACGCCTCGAGATGGTGACCCGCATCGCCCGCGAGATAGAGGACTACGTCCTCGAGCTCGGCACCGACGGCCGGTTGCTCTCCCTCCAACTGGAGGAGCTCATCACCGGCGTCGACGCGGAGCGCGAGATGGTCATCCGCGACTACCTCCCCCGCGGCCGCCGCGCGCGGTCGCCCGAGGAGCTGCTCGCCGAGCTCGAGGCGCTCAACTCCGCCGAGCTCGTCGACCCCGCCGCCACCGCCCGCGTGCTGGGCCTGACCACCTCCGAGGCTCTCGACGGCGCCGTCGCCCCGCGCGGCTACCGCCTCCTCGCCAAGGTGCCGCGGCTGCCACCCGCCGTCGTCGACCGCCTCGTCGACCACTTCGGCACCCTCCAGAAGCTCCTCTCCGCCAGCGTCGACGACCTCCAGGCCGTCGAAGGCGTCGGCGAGCTCCGCGCCCGCTCCGTACGCGAAGGCCTCTCCCGCCTCGCCGAATCCACCATCCTCGAACGCTACGTCTGA
- a CDS encoding A/G-specific adenine glycosylase, giving the protein MDLHDAVLDWYDANARDLPWRSTSATPWSVMVSEFMLQQTPVSRVLPVHEAWLDRWPTPADLAAEPTGESVRAWGRLGYPRRALRLHAAATAILERHAGEVPAAYDDLIALPGVGDYTAAAIATFAYGRRHVVLDTNVRRVLARTLSGVEFPAQSVNKAERELAASVLPDDEPTAATWSVAVMELGALVCTASNPACGRCPVADLCAWRTAGHPAYDGPPRKVQTWAGTDRQCRGRLMAVLRDADSPVHRSRLDTVWSDNTQRERALNGLLKDNLATEVEPDFFALP; this is encoded by the coding sequence ATGGATCTCCACGACGCCGTCCTCGACTGGTACGACGCCAACGCACGCGACCTCCCGTGGCGCTCGACGAGCGCAACCCCGTGGTCGGTGATGGTCAGCGAGTTCATGCTTCAGCAGACTCCGGTCAGCCGGGTCCTCCCCGTCCACGAGGCGTGGCTCGACCGCTGGCCCACCCCCGCCGACCTGGCCGCCGAGCCGACCGGCGAGTCCGTACGCGCCTGGGGCCGCCTCGGCTATCCGCGGCGCGCCCTGCGGCTGCACGCGGCCGCCACCGCGATCCTCGAGCGTCACGCGGGCGAGGTGCCCGCGGCGTACGACGACCTGATCGCGCTCCCCGGCGTCGGCGACTACACCGCGGCCGCGATCGCCACCTTCGCCTACGGCAGGCGACACGTCGTCCTCGACACCAACGTACGCCGCGTGCTCGCCAGGACGCTGAGCGGAGTCGAGTTCCCCGCGCAATCGGTCAACAAGGCCGAGCGCGAGCTGGCCGCGAGCGTGCTGCCCGACGACGAGCCGACCGCCGCGACCTGGTCGGTCGCCGTCATGGAGCTCGGCGCGCTCGTGTGCACGGCGAGCAACCCTGCGTGCGGCCGCTGTCCGGTGGCCGATCTCTGTGCCTGGCGCACGGCCGGTCACCCCGCCTATGACGGCCCGCCTCGAAAGGTGCAGACCTGGGCCGGCACCGACCGGCAGTGCCGCGGTCGGTTGATGGCCGTGCTCCGCGACGCCGACTCCCCCGTGCACCGCAGCCGGCTCGACACGGTCTGGTCGGACAACACCCAACGCGAGCGCGCCCTGAACGGCCTCTTGAAAGACAACTTGGCCACAGAAGTCGAGCCCGACTTCTTCGCTCTTCCCTAA
- a CDS encoding NAD(P)/FAD-dependent oxidoreductase: MGTESIVVIGAGLAAASAIEALRDEGYAGRLTLVGKEPELPYERPQLSKEFLAGDKEFEPSHDEAWYAEKDVTVLTGTTATAIDLDNGSVALDTGETVPFGQLLLATGAAPKTPPIPGVETAMTLRTVDDARRLKDAVSSGTRVVTIGGGWIGLEVAASVTALGAQAVVVEAAAQPLLGALGPVLGKHVADLHARHGVEVHTETTVEAIEPGVVRTSAGEIPADIVLVAVGAAPAVDLAEAAGLEVGDGIVVDERLRTSDPRVFAAGDVALAKHTTLGPLRVEHWDNALKQGRLAARSMLGKDGVYDWQPYFFTDQFEFSMEYVGRSTPEDEAVLRGNVDGDEFIAYWQRGRTVTAGMNVGIWDVNDKLRELVGTDADPDQLTDTP; the protein is encoded by the coding sequence ATGGGAACTGAATCCATCGTCGTCATCGGTGCTGGTCTCGCGGCTGCCAGTGCCATCGAGGCCCTTCGTGACGAGGGGTACGCCGGCCGCCTGACCCTGGTGGGCAAGGAGCCCGAGCTTCCGTACGAGCGACCGCAGCTCTCCAAGGAGTTCCTCGCCGGTGACAAGGAGTTCGAGCCCTCCCACGACGAGGCGTGGTACGCCGAGAAGGACGTCACCGTGCTGACCGGCACCACGGCGACCGCGATCGACCTGGACAACGGCTCGGTCGCGCTCGACACGGGGGAGACGGTGCCGTTCGGCCAGCTGCTGCTGGCCACCGGCGCGGCGCCGAAGACCCCGCCGATCCCCGGCGTCGAGACCGCGATGACGCTCCGCACCGTCGACGACGCCCGCCGGCTCAAGGACGCGGTCTCGTCCGGCACCCGGGTCGTCACGATCGGCGGCGGCTGGATCGGTCTCGAGGTCGCCGCCTCCGTGACGGCGCTCGGCGCCCAAGCGGTCGTGGTGGAGGCCGCGGCCCAGCCGCTCCTGGGTGCGCTCGGTCCGGTGCTCGGCAAGCACGTCGCCGACCTGCACGCTCGTCACGGCGTCGAGGTCCACACCGAGACGACCGTGGAAGCGATCGAGCCCGGAGTCGTACGCACCAGCGCCGGCGAGATCCCCGCCGACATCGTGCTCGTCGCCGTCGGAGCGGCACCGGCCGTCGACCTGGCCGAGGCGGCCGGCCTCGAGGTCGGCGACGGCATCGTGGTCGACGAGCGGCTGCGTACGTCTGATCCTCGTGTTTTCGCCGCGGGCGACGTCGCGCTCGCGAAGCACACCACGCTCGGCCCGCTGCGCGTCGAGCACTGGGACAACGCGCTCAAGCAGGGCCGACTGGCGGCGCGCTCGATGCTCGGCAAGGACGGCGTCTACGACTGGCAGCCCTACTTCTTCACCGACCAGTTCGAGTTCTCGATGGAGTACGTCGGCCGCTCCACCCCCGAGGACGAGGCGGTGCTCCGCGGCAACGTCGACGGCGACGAGTTCATCGCCTACTGGCAGCGCGGCCGCACCGTCACCGCCGGCATGAACGTCGGCATCTGGGACGTCAACGACAAGCTCCGCGAGCTGGTCGGCACCGACGCCGACCCCGACCAGCTCACCGATACCCCCTGA
- a CDS encoding ATP-dependent Clp protease ATP-binding subunit, which translates to MFERFTDRARRVVVLAQEEARMLSHNYIGTEHILLGLIHEGEGVAAKALESLDISLEAVRNQVEEIIGQGQQAPSGHIPFTPRAKKVLELSLREALQLGHSYIGTEHILLGLIREGEGVAAQVLQKLGADLNRVRQQVIQLLSGFQGKEGQGGASGATATAGTTSAEAPSSSLVLDQFGRNLTQDARDGKLDPIIGRESQIERVMQVLSRRTKNNPVLIGEPGVGKTSIVEGLAQDIVKGTVPETLKDKQIYTLDLGALVAGSRYRGDFEERLKKVLKEIKTRGDIVLFIDEIHTLVGAGAAEGAIDAASILKPMLARGELQTIGATTLDEYRKYLEKDAALERRFQPIQVPEPAISVAIEMLKGIRDRYEAHHRVTITDEALVSAVTLADRYISDRFLPDKAIDLIDEAGSRLRIRRMTAPADLREYDDKIADVRQRKEAAIDGQDFEAAARLRDEEKQLIAKKAEREKAWRDGDMDEVAEVDEELIAEVLAVATGIPMVQVNEEESQRLLRMEDELHKRVIGQDEAVKALSRAIRRTRAGLKDPKRPGGSFIFAGPSGVGKTWLSKTLAEFLFGDEEALIQLDMSEFGEKHTVSRLFGSPPGYVGYEEGGQLTEKVRRKPFSVVLFDEVEKAHPDIFNSLLQILEEGRLTDSQGRVVDFKNTVIIMTTNLGTRDIAKSVNLGFSQANDAAGSYEKMKAKVTDELKQHFRPEFLNRVDEVIVFPPLSQDQIMSMVDNMISAVEVRLKDRDMGIELTTPAKELLAKRGFDPVLGARPLRRTVQREIEDMLAEKMLYGDIGPGEIVLVGVDGEGPEATFTFEGQKRSAIPDVPPLEGASVSDAELPDQDEPVNIEKPKPESD; encoded by the coding sequence ATGTTCGAGCGGTTCACTGACCGAGCCCGCCGGGTGGTCGTGCTGGCCCAGGAAGAGGCCCGCATGCTCTCCCACAACTACATCGGGACCGAGCACATCCTGCTCGGCCTCATCCACGAGGGCGAGGGCGTCGCGGCCAAGGCCCTGGAGTCCCTCGACATCTCGCTCGAGGCGGTGCGCAACCAGGTCGAGGAGATCATCGGCCAGGGTCAGCAGGCGCCGTCCGGGCACATCCCGTTCACCCCGCGCGCCAAGAAGGTGCTCGAGCTGTCCCTGCGCGAGGCGCTGCAGCTCGGCCACTCCTACATCGGCACCGAGCACATCCTGCTCGGCCTGATCCGTGAGGGCGAGGGCGTCGCCGCCCAGGTGCTGCAGAAGCTCGGCGCCGACCTCAACCGGGTGCGCCAGCAGGTCATCCAGCTGCTCTCGGGCTTCCAGGGCAAGGAGGGCCAGGGTGGCGCCTCCGGTGCGACCGCCACCGCCGGCACCACCTCGGCCGAGGCGCCTTCTTCGAGCCTCGTGCTCGACCAGTTCGGCCGCAACCTCACCCAGGACGCCCGCGACGGCAAGCTCGACCCGATCATCGGGCGCGAGAGCCAGATCGAGCGTGTGATGCAGGTGCTCTCGCGGCGTACGAAGAACAACCCGGTCCTCATCGGTGAGCCCGGCGTCGGCAAGACGTCGATCGTCGAGGGGCTCGCGCAGGACATCGTCAAGGGCACCGTGCCCGAGACGCTCAAGGACAAGCAGATCTACACGCTCGACCTGGGTGCGCTCGTCGCCGGCTCGCGCTACCGCGGTGACTTCGAGGAGCGCCTCAAGAAGGTGCTCAAGGAGATCAAGACCCGCGGCGACATCGTGCTGTTCATCGACGAGATCCACACCCTCGTCGGTGCGGGTGCGGCCGAGGGCGCCATCGACGCGGCCTCGATCCTCAAGCCGATGCTGGCTCGCGGTGAGCTGCAGACGATCGGCGCGACCACGCTCGACGAATACCGGAAGTACCTGGAGAAGGACGCCGCTCTCGAGCGCCGTTTCCAGCCGATCCAGGTGCCGGAGCCGGCCATCTCGGTCGCGATCGAGATGCTCAAGGGCATCCGTGACCGTTACGAGGCCCACCACCGGGTGACGATCACCGACGAGGCGCTCGTCTCCGCGGTGACGCTGGCCGACCGTTACATCTCCGACCGGTTCCTGCCCGACAAGGCCATCGATTTGATCGACGAGGCCGGCTCGCGGCTGCGCATCCGCCGGATGACCGCCCCCGCCGACCTGCGCGAGTACGACGACAAGATCGCCGACGTACGCCAGCGCAAGGAGGCGGCGATCGACGGCCAGGACTTCGAGGCTGCCGCCCGTCTGCGGGATGAGGAGAAGCAGCTCATCGCCAAGAAGGCCGAGCGTGAGAAGGCCTGGCGCGACGGCGACATGGACGAGGTCGCCGAGGTCGACGAGGAGCTGATCGCCGAGGTGCTCGCCGTGGCGACCGGCATCCCGATGGTGCAGGTCAACGAGGAAGAGTCCCAGCGTCTGCTGCGCATGGAGGACGAGCTCCACAAGCGCGTCATCGGTCAGGACGAGGCCGTCAAGGCGCTCTCCCGGGCGATCCGCCGCACGCGTGCGGGTCTGAAGGACCCCAAGCGCCCCGGTGGTTCGTTCATCTTCGCCGGTCCGTCCGGTGTCGGAAAGACGTGGCTGTCCAAGACGCTCGCCGAGTTCCTCTTCGGTGACGAAGAGGCGCTGATCCAGCTCGACATGTCGGAGTTCGGCGAGAAGCACACCGTCTCGCGGCTCTTCGGTTCGCCTCCGGGCTACGTCGGCTACGAAGAGGGTGGCCAGCTCACCGAGAAGGTGCGCCGCAAGCCGTTCTCCGTGGTGCTCTTCGACGAGGTCGAGAAGGCCCACCCGGACATCTTCAACTCGCTGCTGCAGATCCTGGAGGAAGGTCGCCTGACCGACTCGCAGGGCCGGGTGGTCGACTTCAAGAACACCGTCATCATCATGACCACCAACCTCGGCACGAGGGACATCGCGAAGTCGGTCAACCTGGGCTTCTCCCAGGCCAACGACGCCGCGGGCTCCTACGAGAAGATGAAGGCCAAGGTCACCGACGAGCTCAAGCAGCACTTCCGGCCTGAGTTCCTCAACCGTGTCGACGAAGTGATCGTGTTCCCGCCGCTCTCGCAGGACCAGATCATGTCGATGGTGGACAACATGATCTCGGCCGTCGAGGTTCGGCTCAAGGACCGCGACATGGGCATCGAGCTCACCACGCCCGCGAAGGAGCTGCTCGCCAAGCGCGGCTTCGACCCGGTGCTGGGTGCTCGTCCGCTGCGCCGCACGGTGCAGCGCGAGATCGAGGACATGCTCGCCGAGAAGATGCTCTACGGCGACATCGGCCCCGGCGAGATCGTGCTCGTCGGTGTCGACGGCGAGGGTCCAGAGGCGACCTTCACCTTCGAGGGCCAGAAGCGCTCGGCGATTCCCGACGTCCCCCCGCTGGAAGGCGCGAGCGTCTCTGACGCCGAGCTTCCCGACCAGGACGAGCCGGTGAACATCGAGAAGCCCAAGCCGGAATCCGACTGA
- a CDS encoding LacI family DNA-binding transcriptional regulator yields MPRSGGHISAAPPTLADVAELAGVSRQTVSNAVNNPDLLRADTLARVQEAIDKLGYQPNRAARSLRTRASHLIGLRMPALQEGTANAMMDRFVHTFVEAAAETGYHVLLFYGDPEDPLDGYDELLRSTAVDAFVVTDTHLGGQQTTWLQSRRARFVSFGRPWTQPDAKHPWVDVDLAYGAEIATEHLIERGHSKIAWIGWHKDSLLGEERRSGWIHAMHTHGLSTTGLASRTEDSISSGKAAADAILDETKPTALVCASDTLAMGVLHSLFERRLRLGEDIAVVGFDDSQVAQTVPPGITSVRPPLEEAARELVKALEELLATPSYAAPGVMLKPVLTVRGSS; encoded by the coding sequence ATGCCGCGTTCGGGTGGTCATATCTCGGCCGCCCCGCCGACCCTCGCCGACGTCGCCGAGCTCGCCGGAGTCTCGAGGCAGACGGTCTCCAACGCCGTCAACAACCCCGATCTGCTGCGCGCCGACACCCTGGCCAGGGTGCAGGAGGCGATCGACAAGCTCGGCTACCAGCCCAACCGCGCCGCCCGCAGCCTGCGCACCCGAGCGAGTCACCTGATCGGCCTGCGGATGCCTGCCCTCCAGGAGGGCACCGCCAACGCGATGATGGACCGTTTCGTCCACACCTTCGTCGAGGCAGCGGCCGAGACCGGCTATCACGTGCTCCTCTTCTACGGTGACCCCGAAGACCCCCTCGACGGCTACGACGAGCTGCTCCGCTCGACCGCGGTCGACGCCTTCGTCGTGACCGACACCCACCTCGGCGGTCAGCAGACCACCTGGCTGCAGTCGCGCCGTGCTCGCTTCGTCTCCTTCGGGCGACCCTGGACCCAGCCCGACGCCAAGCATCCCTGGGTCGACGTCGACCTCGCCTACGGCGCCGAGATCGCCACCGAGCACCTCATCGAGCGCGGCCACTCCAAGATCGCCTGGATCGGCTGGCACAAGGACTCGCTCCTGGGCGAGGAGCGGCGCAGCGGCTGGATCCACGCGATGCACACCCACGGCCTCTCGACCACCGGCCTGGCCTCGCGTACGGAGGACTCGATCAGCTCCGGCAAGGCCGCCGCCGACGCGATCCTCGACGAGACCAAGCCCACCGCGCTCGTCTGCGCCTCCGACACGCTCGCGATGGGCGTGCTCCATTCGCTCTTCGAAAGAAGACTCCGCCTCGGCGAGGACATCGCCGTGGTCGGCTTCGACGACTCCCAGGTCGCGCAGACGGTGCCGCCGGGCATCACGTCCGTACGCCCGCCGCTCGAGGAGGCCGCCCGCGAGCTGGTCAAGGCGCTCGAGGAGCTGCTCGCCACCCCGTCCTACGCCGCGCCCGGTGTGATGCTCAAACCCGTTCTGACCGTCCGAGGGTCTTCATAG